The nucleotide window ATTTGGACAAAATTTTACTTGtgttttgctgaaaaataccaaaaaacgaGAGATGGCCAGCCGTGAAGCTGTAAGAAAAGCTGTACAACAGGTGCGTCCCATCTTGTCGGTGGACCGTGAGGAGGCGCGCAAGCGTGCACTCAATCTCTACAAAGCCTGGTATCGGCAAATTCCCTATATTGGTAAGAGCGTGAAAGTTGTCAAAATGTTTGTTATGTCATCGGCCGTGCTCCAAGCGTTTCGTTAGGATATGCTCATGGTCATAGACAACAACAAGCGTTAATATAACAATGCTGCACAGTTTAAGCAGTACAATgcaaaactataaatatatatttttcatttgcagTAATGGACTATGACATCCCCAAGTCGGTGGAGCAGTGCCGCACTAAGCTGCGTGAGGAATTCGAAAGGCATCGTAATGTGTCCGATGTGCGCGTCATTGATATGCTGGTCATAAAGGTATGTGGTTTTAAATTCGTAAATCATTGTGTATTGTGTGTATAaagatcatatttttttatgtacacAATGCAAGTTCGCtgctgaaataattatttttgttaaaccgAAAAGGTACTATATGTAGACTAATTTAA belongs to Zeugodacus cucurbitae isolate PBARC_wt_2022May chromosome 6, idZeuCucr1.2, whole genome shotgun sequence and includes:
- the LOC105215118 gene encoding NADH dehydrogenase [ubiquinone] 1 alpha subcomplex subunit 6 — protein: MASREAVRKAVQQVRPILSVDREEARKRALNLYKAWYRQIPYIVMDYDIPKSVEQCRTKLREEFERHRNVSDVRVIDMLVIKGQMELKETVEIWKQKGHIMRYWKESQEPKPTDFLSKFLQGVN